One region of Triticum aestivum cultivar Chinese Spring chromosome 6B, IWGSC CS RefSeq v2.1, whole genome shotgun sequence genomic DNA includes:
- the LOC123133358 gene encoding uncharacterized protein: MGGGAADEGQTSEDPRVDPGILDQRRRSSPRLLPSRDGFQEMASLPIPDELVAEIFLRLPTPGDVIRTSGACVSFRRLVAGRPFLRRFRKLHDPPLLGFLALTGAFFPVLPPSPSASAASAVALAADFSFSFLPGPARDWKVRDARGGRVLLSRSPLDNSLAVCDPLHRRYRLLPLIPEVEGWVPHSVENPYRQSFLGDAEETAEETSFTVISIAHWGDKDKQGAFVFSSSTGQWRGTPWIAGFASFFWYRHAYGCFYGVTACREKLLVLDTQKMEFSLADLPPQASGQNVGIAIVEAGEGITGMFVLAHGTSHISYLIRRNNGGSSSQWQFERTIPLVSSWYSFMGSTERHLLLVSQGDTFTLDIKTFQLEKVVRRGISSPCVYRNFPPSLLSSPTISNGVDTEDDEVLEKRRVASSSPYSPGFE; this comes from the exons atgggcggcggcgcggcggacgagGGCCAGACCAGCGAGGACCCTCGCGTAGATCCGGGCATCCTCGACCAACGGCGCCGTTCCTCTCCTCGTCTGCTGCCGTCGCGAGATGGCTTCCAGGAAATGGCCTCGCTGCCGATCCCCGACGAGCTCGTGGCGGAGATCTTCCTCCGGCTGCCCACGCCAGGCGACGTCATCCGCACCTCTGGCGCCTGCGTCTCCTTCCGtcgcctcgtcgccggccgcccctTCCTCCGGCGCTTCCGCAAGCTCCACGACCctcccctcctcggcttcctcGCTCTAACCGGAGCCTTCTTCCCCGTACTCCCGCCTTCTCCTTCCGCGTCGGCAGCcagcgccgtcgccctcgccgccgacttctccttctccttcctaccCGGCCCCGCTCGGGACTGGAAGGTCCGGGACGCCCGCGGCGGCCGCGTCCTCCTCAGCAGATCTCCCTTGGATAATTCTCTGGCGGTGTGCGACCCCTTGCACCGGCGGTACCGCCTGCTTCCCCTGATCCCTGAAGTTGAGGGGTGGGTTCCTCATTCAGTGGAAAACCCATACCGGCAGTCCTTCCTCGGCGACGCGGAGGAGACCGCAGAAGAGACATCATTCACAGTGATCTCCATCGCGCATTGGGGGGATAAAGATAAGCAGGGCGCTTTCGTCTTCTCTTCCAGCACCGGACAATGGCGAGGCACTCCATGGATTGCAGGCTTTGCTTCATTCTTCTGGTACCGGCACGCATATGGCTGCTTCTACGGGGTGACAGCATGCAGGGAGAAGTTGCTGGTGCTTGACACCCAGAAAATGGAGTTCTCACTTGCTGACCTCCCACCCCAAGCTTCAGGACAAAATGTGGGTATAGCCATTGTGGAGGCAGGGGAAGGCATCACTGGGATGTTTGTGCTTGCACATGGCACATCTCATATCAGTTATCTAATTAGGCGAAACAATGGTGGCAGTTCCAGCCAGTGGCAGTTTGAGAGGACAATTCCACTGGTCTCTTCTTGGTACAGTTTCATGGGTTCAACAGAGAGGCACTTGCTTCTTGTATCACAGGGAGACACTTTCACGTTGGACATCAAAACATTCCAACTTGAGAAGGTGGTCAGACGTGGCATCAGTTCGCCATGTGTATATAGAAACTTCCCACCATCGTTGTTGTCGTCACCGACAATATCAAATG GTGTTGACACCGAGGATGATGAGGTGCTGGAAAAACGCCGCGTTGCAAGCTCAAGCCCATATTCTCCAGGGTTTGAATAG